The Syngnathus scovelli strain Florida chromosome 21, RoL_Ssco_1.2, whole genome shotgun sequence DNA segment aaacaaacagcttgaagcaagcacacttGACCTCTTCGTTTTACCTCTTCTGCTTGACAGTGATGCCTTTTTGCTGCAGGGACTTCTCATTGGTGAGCTGCAGCAAGGTGATCTCCTTGCGGCTCAGCAGCCGGATGGAGAAGGCCTTCTCCAGCAGCTTATCGGGCGTAACCACCGAAGCGATTCCTTGGACAAAAGCCTGAATGTCCGCCCTGACTTTGGCGGAATCCTGCTGGTCTGCCGTCCCCGCCGCAGCTCCCGCCTTGTGTTTCCGGTAGAACTTGAGTACCGCTATGGCTACGCGGTAGAGAATCTTGTAGCCCTCCACCAGATAGACGTCCAGGATCCGAACTATGTGGCTGAAGGGCAAGTCGCCCAGCACCCATCGCTGCCAGTCCGAGTAAACCTCCATAACATCCCGGGCCGTGGCGACGATGAGTTTATGCGCCGGCGCGCAGTACTTATTCGCCAGGTCCCCGAAAGTCATGCAGCCCGACTCGTAGGCCAGAAAGGTCTGGTCCAGGAGCCGCTTACCCGGCTCGTTGCAAGCCAGTATGCGGCTCACGTGCTCGAAACACTGAGCCTCGTCGGCGCTAAAGTGCAGAAGCAAAGAAGTGATGGCCGGCAGGGAGGGGCAGTGGGAAATGTCGGGAAACTGACCGGCCAGGCAGTTGATGATACGGTGGGCGGAGCCGACGGCGTCTGCTTTCAGGCAGTAACGCGGCACGGGGTTCTCGTCCACAAAGTCCGGCAGGGGGATATTGGTGGACGGCTTCTTGGCGGCCGCGCTTCCCATGAGGTCTCGATAGACTTCCGCGTCCGGCGTCACCGTGCGGCAGGGGATGCTTTTGATCAGCTGCTGGTACACCTGCGCCCGAAGTTTGTGATTCTTGGCCCAGTAACCCTGGCGAGCCATCTGCTTAAACTCTCTCAGGTCCTTGCAGTCCACCTTGGTGGGCCCACTGCTTTTCTCCAGATCCCCCATTTGGGTGAAGTCCACAAAGGTGCCATAGTCCTCTTCGGCCATGTTGGGAAACCGAGTGGGGTTCACGGAGGCTATGACTAAACGCCGCCTCCACACAGCTGATCACCGGCTTATTCTAGTGAGAGCCCCATGACTGTCGCTGCAAAGaaaatggggagggggggaagaGAATTTGAGAGACAGCCTAATCCAATCGGGTTGCACA contains these protein-coding regions:
- the tbc1d24 gene encoding TBC1 domain family member 24, which produces MAEEDYGTFVDFTQMGDLEKSSGPTKVDCKDLREFKQMARQGYWAKNHKLRAQVYQQLIKSIPCRTVTPDAEVYRDLMGSAAAKKPSTNIPLPDFVDENPVPRYCLKADAVGSAHRIINCLAGQFPDISHCPSLPAITSLLLHFSADEAQCFEHVSRILACNEPGKRLLDQTFLAYESGCMTFGDLANKYCAPAHKLIVATARDVMEVYSDWQRWVLGDLPFSHIVRILDVYLVEGYKILYRVAIAVLKFYRKHKAGAAAGTADQQDSAKVRADIQAFVQGIASVVTPDKLLEKAFSIRLLSRKEITLLQLTNEKSLQQKGITVKQKRRNVQLALNPDTFSSEIVSAKEMRDIWSWIPERFALCQPQLLFTTSTHGCSLNRFYEHCEGYEPTLLLIRTTDGDVCGAFLSTDWEERKRGGNKLSFFGTGECFVFRLKPEMERYEWVVIRHPELASAVKNQVHDDTEASESQNSDADTLQQPEKALGELSPFLSARHFNLNSRNTSMFMAGNFDSIIVGGGDGNALYIDSELNHGRTGRCTTFDNPPLCAESFQVSLLEAWGFQDTMAT